In the genome of Malania oleifera isolate guangnan ecotype guangnan chromosome 5, ASM2987363v1, whole genome shotgun sequence, the window tcaaagtatattagagacttactcaaaaagttcaatatggaagacaaaaaaatactaggtacacctatgagcgcttcattaaaattagacaaagatgaacaagataTACCATTAGAtatcaagctatatcgtggaatgataggtagcttgttatacctgattgccagtagaccagatataatgtttagcatatgtttgtgtgcaagatttcagtctgctccaaaagagtctcatttgctagctattaaacggatacttagatatttgagaGGAAccatggacattgggttatggtatcctaagtacacatcctttaagattcttagttattcagatgttgattttgtGGTTAGTAAAGCGGATAGGAAGaacactagtggtacttgtcatttcttaggaaactccttggtctcttggttttccaagaaacaaaattcagttgctctttccacagatgaggctgaatacatagcggtaggtaattgttgtgctcaaacgctttacatgaagcaacagctgaaggattttggattaagctatgaaacaatccctataagatgcgataatacaattgcaataaatatctcaaagaatctcatattacattcacgaactaagcacatagaaatacgatatcactttcttcgtgaccatgtacaaaaatgtAACACTAGattttgtatgcacagatgaacaatgggcagatatattcacgaaaccacttgcagaggataggtttatccaaattaggcgtgaattaggtcacatgcatagtcaagaggttgTTTAGAAACATGTTTGAtgatataattcaaggggagcagcATCATTTACGATagaatcacttggtattgcattaatcaacaattagACACATTTAAAACCTTAATATTTAAAAAGGGAGAAGAACAAAGGGGTACGTTTATTCAtgatttatttgtttacacctttttgttgatgtcaaaaaggggagaaaaatcgggagcaaaaataataacacacaaaaaaaattttggaagCAAAGagaaatcgggagcaaaaattgttattgaagttatgcaaagggtgagatatacaaagggagagaaatctagcatatcatattcatcatgagcatattatattcatcatgagcatatttcatatttcatttggattcaggctaaacactttgtatatgaatatgaacatattgtcattcattgattatttgatgcattaattgagggggagccttgttaggtgtaacccattatatatttttactcgtgcatttgtcattataaaaaagggggagattgttgactctacgagtccaatcctgttttgataatgacaaatcacttgatatttgatctgtgcattgagtttgtgaacaagacttacattaagcatgcatagaaagataacgagtcatggaagccttcaagtaaagcttacaaatcttggtaAAATTCATGGAACTcgaagagtacgagaatcaagatgcaagcggcaaagttgaagaacatcttgggaatgggtatttagaactcatgtacttacattgtcatatgatttaatttgaggctcaacacaACTTAGAATGatcttaggattcatgcatttcatgtacatcattagggaacttccatggacttagaaatgtttttaaaatcatggaaaatttgttttataaaagacacaagaaaaggagcaaagcagaatttttaaattagaaatgaataattgagaaaaagggaactttggtagcctgaactcaactttagtcacctgaagaatttcttcggttgcctgaagaataagttcggtagcctgaagaattaatgggaaacataaAACCTAGCAAAGgcacttcggtcacctgaacttgccacttcaggagcctgaaccccaaatcggttgcctgaagttgcgggaaagtttaaaaatcatatttttattaaaaggactcgcgaggtATTTAATGgatccaacgattgagatcaatcctaagggtaagatactatatattatgaatatctaaaccttagaacacatgttagacacacaagaaagaaaagaacacacattgttgaaagaacattgaaaatctgctactagtgctatacgattgcctactcttcaatctctaatctttgagcttgggcaaatcaactcagattctcaaagggaacttttttactcaactgtacttcaatttagtattgagatttgatctttcaagttattattctttaGAACTTCTCATCTTATCTCATTacgtgctcttgactatcattagaaaagttttgatcttgagtgtgcatatttgtataaaaattgagttttgaaaatatcattacttgagaaaacttatttaacttggttgattgattttttgattcaagtgggtgttttctaaaggaactatattttagttatattaacgCTTGGTTAAATATCTTTGGtgcttataactatacattttattgagggatattttctaaaaaataatatactcagtGTATGATTGAATACTTGATATAACACTTTgtaattttgattgatttaatattcaagacaaagtttttgataacaagcttttgttagaagcattgttttgagtgttattttttagattctattatatacacggttcggtgtgtgaatcggagtgtaaggagagagttgtatctcttgtaagcaacggcgTAGGAGGaaactgtgcctcttgtaagcagcggattgtaagggaagctccgtcccactttatggagtagggatttagtgaatccttgagtagttgctcaaggcaaggacgtaggtcaagtcggctgaacctcataaaactgtctttgtcttctttcttctctttactctttattttttagcactgcatttaaattgtgtacattgcatgtataggttggatagccttacacatacataagtgagtaacaagaagtttttggtaaatatataagaagggtttaagaggtaaataagtgccaaggaatttttaaatacctaattcacccccctcttgggattacacctgattcaacattgtttatttgttgttttaacttgtagtgttgaataaattatttataattttttttccagtttgataacttgtaacttttgagatgctaattaataagttcaatttatgttattcgattcataacttaaattatattttgaattctttcatgataggcacatgaggagaagaagatgaaagctttgacgtcacaaatgaaagcatttaaattaattcaaggcattcaaatgattttgaagttatttgaatgatggattgagatttttttagtttgttgatagttttattttgagagattcacAATTTCACACGATTTGAAAATAGTTGTATTTAAAAAAACTCACATGCTTTAAGAACAATTATAATGTTTATATTTTAGACTCACATGAGTCACACggtttgagtttctattttgagttggattgggattaatttgttatgttttattgtacAGTTTAACTTACATGAATTAGGAGTTGTTAATTAATATAagtgattgaatgattgatatagttactaaaaaatttaatacacaaactaatcgcaagttatcatatacaatttaaattattatgataaaaaataaattattaataaaattatatttgagaatggcggattacccgcccatccgccatgaattatccaaTCCGAAACCGTCTAATCcaccacttaaacgagtcgaatatggattatgattttttcacatgataatccgccttatccgtTATAGATAAATCGACCCGATCCACTTTGTCGGGTCTATATGAGAGTAGCAAAGTGGAGAAGTTGAAAACAAATAGTGCATTTGACCAACATTTGGAAATAATCTAGCAAGTCAATGGAATGCATGatataaagacaaaaaaaaaaacaggagacattaaatatatatatatatatatatatatatatatatatatatatatatatatatataggcgtTTGAAACACATGCAGTGCATTGTTTTAACCATGGAAAAGCATgaatctcttctttttcttttttaatgcaGTGTAAGTTTCTAGGGATGAGAGCCTAAATGAAAacataaattgtgaaaatttaaaataaaatacacacatacataccgAAGGACCTGAGGGAAAACATTTCAGCTTTATTGAAAAACTTCAAATATATTTCACTGAAAAATTAGGAGACACGCGCCTCACTAATAGTAGCTTAAGTAGATATTAGGAAAACAAAGAAGAAACACTAAAGAAACCACTGCAGTGAATGGCACTCCACAAACTGCCCGGGAATGGCAACTACAAACTGCCAGAAATTAAATTTCTAGCGGTGAACCTTCCGGCTGCGGCTTCACTAATCCTGCGACGATAGCCATTCCACGTCACTAATAGTAGCTTAAGTAGATATTAGGAAAACAAAGAAGAAACACCAAAGAAACAACTAAGGAGCCAAATTCAACATTAAAACATCTAAAGATCAATAGTGAAAGGTACTCCAGTGGATGGCAACCACGAAGTGCCAGAAATGAACTTTCTAACGGTGAACTTTCTGGCTACGGCTTCATTAATATTGCGATGATAGCCAGGCCATGTCACTCTTGATCGGAGCGATGCCCCTGGTCCGTGGTTACGGTACTCTGCATAATATAAGGTGTCAAGTGCAAATTTTCCACTCCATGGCAACCAACCAACCTTATCTATCACAGGACCAAGGAAGGACTTGAGGATTACAACACGTGAGAATTTACCCCACGGCCTTCCAAAGTACCCTTTACACTTAGCTGTTCCTCCGATATGCATGTCGATCGTAGAATCGTGTATGGAGAATCCAGTATTCTCTTTAGGAAACAACCTGTTTTGAGCAGTGATTGTGCATGTTGGCCTAGAAGTCCTTGCTACATATATGCCACAATTTTGGAAGACAGCTGCAGCATTTCCAAATATGAAGTCCACAGTTCCATATATATTACATTCTCTATAGAATTGCCTATAGCTATGGGCATAGAGGGTATCTTGGTACCCTTCGAAGCTACATCTGTAGAATACTGAGTGATCTGACTTGGCTAGTAGAGCCACTGCTTGATTACCTCTTTCTCCTGCAGTGTTTCGGAAAGTAATGTCCTTGGCGATAAATCCATCTCCAGTAATACCTAATAATTGaggtttgaaagtaaaaaaaaaaaaaaaaaaaaaacaatctaagTTCAAGTggattaaataataataaattatgcTAGTCATAATAGTATCTCTCAACTCTGTTCCAATGCTTCCTCGATTTGgcctttttccctttattttattttttaatttttttctcctttcttaGTTCACTTTTTTCAAAGTATAGTTAGGGAAAGGGAAGGATAAAAAATGTTCAAATACAAaagagaataataataatttcataattcAAATCGAAGAAAATTCATTAGGATTTTCCATATTCTGTCCATTGAACAAAGAAATGTAAAATGTTGAAGttattttccattatttttctttttattttattttatttttatatttttttaagttcAAGATGGATTCGACATTAGAAGAGTCAATATAACTTGTTATCACCAATCCTATTGGTTCATACCATTTTTAGTAAGGCATGCCATTGCATTTACCTTCAAAACATTGGTGACATAACCCCTCACAAAATGGTTGGCACTCGACGTTCCCAAAATGGGTACTATTGGGTTGAgttaattaaataatagtttaatgGTTTGAGCATAAGATATCCACATAGAAGTTATCGGCATatttgatatgtatataatttattttattttattttttcaaggaTTTGAATGAAATCACTACTCACATTCAAACactatttattaaattaaaggCCTTGTTTTGTTATTGTCTCCTATGAGACATCTCAATGTTAAAAACTTGAGACTTCCATGTTGGAGGTCTCAAGTTTGAAACATGGAAGGGGTGGAAAGGTGCATGGGATGGGAGATGCACTTCGCCTTATTATGTATCTTACTTGCCACATGGACCTCTAATGGAGAAAAAGAAGGAAAGCTGTTGTTCCAATGATCAATCTTGCTAAATTTAATGCTTGTGATATTTACAAATTTGATGATATGATAAAAACCTTTAATGCATTATGGAATATATTAATGAAATAATTGTTTTTAAGGAGTAACATTCGAGAGATATAGTATTAAATGGGTAATTAACTTAGAACGGGATACTTACAAAATGTACATGTCTTGTATGTTGTTGTATTACCTCCTCTTGCTACGTTTTTGTTGCCAATAAATATTGTCTTACTTATACCAGCCCCAACTAACATAACATTCTTCAGCTTTATAAAAGATCCACGATAGATCCCTTGTTTTATATGAATGACTTTTCTTTTCGATGCATTCATCTGCAAAGACACTAGGTAGTTTATTGCCTCCGTTATTGTATTGAAATCACCTAAGTTGTCATTTGCCACCACAATAGTTTCTTGAGAAGATAGTAAAGATGAAGAGTCTTGCAACAACTTTTGGTCATTGGGCTTCACCCAAGTAGGAAATCCATCTTCATAATTACTAGACCCTCTGTGTGGAAGATTATTGAGAGCTAATGTGTTAAAGATCAACTCGGAAACATTTTTAATTGGCAATAAAGGATATATGTTGTTGGTAACTCCAAGCTCCATGAACCCATAGCGACATGTGTCAAGGTTGGTAAGGGCTGCACTAATCAATGTTTCTGCATCATCTGATATGTATTCAGGGGTAGAAATGATTCGATCAAGTTGAAGGATGACATCGTTTAAGAGTTCGTGACAATCGTCCCATGCAGCTTCTTCACGATTATTTTGACACATGGACTTGAGCGAAGCTACAATGCCATAACCTTCATGGGTTTTATTGAGAGCAATTTGTAATGACAACTTGAAAAAGTCATACTCTTGCTTCATTGTTTTGAGGCTAGGGTAGTAGCTTGTAATGGAGTGCTCACAAGCTTCTGGGTCTGGCATTTTTTTGCACCATTTCTTTACTTTGGTTAAAGTGTAGTAGTAAATGGGTGGAAAAAGAAATAGGTATATAAATAAAAACATTGTAAGCACTTGAAGCGCCATTGTTGGTTGTATGCTCAAGTTGGTTATAAAACTCAATATGAACACAGGAAACACAATCGATATTTATAGAGGTTTCTATGAAGTTCTTATAATTTTTCATTGTTctatataaaacaaaaaacaagggCATGCAACTCAAAGGTTAAATATTTTACTAAATTACTCACATATTTTTTCGAAATTACTCATATGCATGTTTAACAATAGAATGTAAATAAAAGTGGGTgcatatattaattaattttaacataGATGCATGTGAATGGTACTGTGCATTCTTGTTAATTGTGAAAGTACatattaattttttgttcatCAATACAATTTCTAGAAGAAAGAAAGGGTGGTCGGTTTTATAGGGATGCATAACCTTATTTAGGTAGACCTTTTCTATATGGGAAGCGATAATTTAGGATTGTAGCCATGTGTCTCTAAATCTAGTATAAGGTGGGTTGCACATGGTATTTTCTTGGTAAGATAAATTTTGGAAAACAAAACCAACAGCTAGGAATTCCCTAGCTCACactaattcataaaatatttattcCTAAGAATTCGATAGCATACAAAAGAAATTTTGtttccattaaaaagaaaatgacaatgtattaatttttttattaatccaTAACATGGAATAGATGATGAATAAGTATTTCAATCTTCTGTTTTACAAAGTGAATATCAATTCATAATGTATTATTTGTTGAATGGTGCAATACAAACTTTTGCATTTCTAATATTTTTTCCCTCTAAGTTACTGTATTGACCCTAGAGTCGAGCCTAAAGGAGAGATGAATAGGCTCTTTTGCGTATTTtcgcttttctctacaaaatataaatctttggAAGATACAAAAATTTATATCACAGgatataaaatcaaaataagattattagtgagggtttaaaactgtcactgataatcaaaaaaccatcactaatagtataggtCACAGTTTAATCAGTATTGATAATGGTGCTAAACTAGTCACAATATCTGTTgtgactaatacttattagtgacaaattcactacaaaaaaataggtttttagtgatgaaagtattagtgacagttttacaaccgtcactaatagtattgtattagtcacggttcttcAAAACCGCCACAAatattttcatcactaa includes:
- the LOC131156078 gene encoding pectinesterase 2-like — its product is MPDPEACEHSITSYYPSLKTMKQEYDFFKLSLQIALNKTHEGYGIVASLKSMCQNNREEAAWDDCHELLNDVILQLDRIISTPEYISDDAETLISAALTNLDTCRYGFMELGVTNNIYPLLPIKNVSELIFNTLALNNLPHRGSSNYEDGFPTWVKPNDQKLLQDSSSLLSSQETIVVANDNLGDFNTITEAINYLVSLQMNASKRKVIHIKQGIYRGSFIKLKNVMLVGAGISKTIFIGNKNVARGGITGDGFIAKDITFRNTAGERGNQAVALLAKSDHSVFYRCSFEGYQDTLYAHSYRQFYRECNIYGTVDFIFGNAAAVFQNCGIYVARTSRPTCTITAQNRLFPKENTGFSIHDSTIDMHIGGTAKCKGYFGRPWGKFSRVVILKSFLGPVIDKVGWLPWSGKFALDTLYYAEYRNHGPGASLRSRVTWPGYHRNINEAVARKFTVRKFISGTSWLPSTGVPFTIDL